From Streptomyces sp. NBC_01460, a single genomic window includes:
- a CDS encoding endo-1,4-beta-xylanase, with product MAQIPPDGVPARPQPPARVRRALSLVTAGVLAAAGVVALAGSAEATGALGDAAAAKGRYFGTAVAANHLGEAAYASTLDAQFDSVTPENEMKWDAVESTRNAFNFSAADQIVSHAQAKGMKVRGHTLVWHSQLPGWVSGLSATDLRSAMNNHITQVMTHYKGKIHSWDVVNEAYQDGSSGARRSSPFQDKLGNGFIEEAFRTARTVDADAKLCYNDYNTDGQNAKSNAVYAMVKDFKARGVPIDCVGFQSHFNSNSPVPSDFQANLQRFADLGVDVQITELDIEGSGAAQAANYTKVVNACLAVTRCTGITVWGVTDKYSWRSSGTPLLFDGDYNKKPAYDAVLAALGGSGGGGDDGGGGSTGACTATYAQTSTWNGGYNGQVTVKAGSAGITNWTVPVTIPSAQTVSTVWNGTPTTAGNVMTVKPTWNGTLAAGASTSFGFTVTTNGNTAAPVVGSCTVS from the coding sequence ATGGCCCAGATTCCCCCCGACGGCGTCCCCGCCCGCCCGCAGCCGCCGGCCCGCGTCAGACGCGCCCTGTCGCTCGTCACCGCGGGTGTCCTCGCCGCAGCCGGTGTCGTCGCGCTCGCCGGCAGCGCCGAGGCCACCGGTGCGCTCGGCGACGCCGCGGCCGCAAAGGGCCGCTACTTCGGCACCGCGGTGGCGGCCAACCACCTCGGCGAAGCGGCGTACGCGTCCACGCTGGACGCCCAGTTCGACTCGGTCACGCCCGAGAACGAGATGAAGTGGGACGCTGTCGAGAGCACCCGCAACGCGTTCAACTTCTCCGCCGCCGACCAGATCGTCAGCCACGCCCAGGCGAAGGGCATGAAGGTCCGGGGCCACACGCTCGTGTGGCACTCGCAGCTTCCCGGCTGGGTGAGCGGACTGAGCGCCACCGACCTCCGCTCGGCCATGAACAACCACATCACCCAGGTGATGACCCACTACAAGGGCAAGATCCACTCGTGGGACGTGGTGAACGAGGCCTATCAGGACGGCAGCAGCGGGGCCCGGCGCAGCTCGCCGTTCCAGGACAAGCTCGGCAACGGCTTCATCGAGGAGGCGTTCCGTACCGCTCGTACGGTCGATGCCGACGCCAAGCTCTGTTACAACGACTACAACACCGACGGCCAGAACGCGAAGAGCAACGCGGTCTACGCCATGGTGAAGGACTTCAAGGCGCGCGGAGTCCCGATCGACTGCGTGGGCTTCCAGTCACACTTCAACAGCAACTCACCGGTCCCCTCCGACTTCCAGGCCAATCTGCAGCGCTTCGCCGATCTCGGTGTCGACGTACAGATCACCGAGCTGGACATCGAGGGGTCCGGGGCGGCGCAGGCCGCGAACTACACCAAGGTGGTCAACGCCTGCCTGGCCGTCACGCGCTGCACGGGCATCACGGTCTGGGGCGTCACGGACAAGTACTCGTGGCGCAGCAGCGGCACCCCCCTGCTCTTCGACGGCGACTACAACAAGAAGCCGGCCTACGACGCGGTGCTCGCCGCGCTCGGCGGTTCGGGAGGAGGCGGTGACGACGGCGGCGGCGGGAGCACCGGTGCCTGCACCGCGACGTACGCGCAGACCTCGACGTGGAACGGCGGGTACAACGGGCAGGTGACCGTCAAGGCGGGCAGCGCGGGCATCACCAACTGGACGGTTCCGGTGACCATTCCGTCGGCCCAGACGGTCTCCACCGTCTGGAACGGCACGCCCACCACCGCGGGCAACGTGATGACGGTCAAGCCCACCTGGAACGGGACGCTCGCGGCCGGTGCCTCGACGAGCTTCGGATTCACCGTCACGACGAACGGCAACACCGCGGCGCCCGTCGTCGGTAGCTGCACCGTCTCCTGA
- a CDS encoding carbohydrate ABC transporter permease — MATTELRKPVPAPRKPVRKPAGSRPVPVGRIALYATLSVVSLLMVVPFAWMVITSLKSPVEIASQDAGLLPEHWEFGNYVDALKAAPFATYARNSFVIAASHTVLNVLVASMAGYALARIRFRGSETIFYLFVAALMIPTYTKVLPEFLIVRFMPLAGGNDILGQGGSGWLDTWWALIVPGAVTPFAVFLFRQFYLDLPVELEEAARLDGLGEFRIYARIMSPQVKPAFITVALLTFESSWNNFLWPLLVTHTDSLRVIQVGLSVFKTENGTQWHFLMAGTTLATLPMVVLFLIGQRYFVQGFATAGLK; from the coding sequence GTGGCCACAACTGAGCTGCGGAAACCGGTTCCCGCGCCGAGGAAGCCCGTGCGGAAGCCGGCCGGGTCCCGGCCCGTCCCGGTCGGCCGGATCGCCCTCTACGCGACCCTGTCCGTCGTCTCCCTCCTGATGGTGGTGCCGTTCGCCTGGATGGTGATCACCTCGCTCAAGTCCCCGGTGGAGATCGCGTCGCAGGACGCCGGACTGCTCCCGGAGCACTGGGAGTTCGGCAACTACGTCGACGCGCTCAAGGCGGCGCCGTTCGCCACGTACGCCCGCAACAGCTTCGTCATCGCCGCGAGCCACACCGTGCTCAACGTGCTCGTGGCGTCGATGGCGGGGTACGCGCTGGCGCGCATCAGGTTCCGCGGCAGCGAGACGATCTTCTACCTCTTCGTCGCGGCCCTGATGATCCCCACCTACACCAAGGTGCTGCCGGAGTTCCTGATCGTCCGCTTCATGCCGTTGGCCGGCGGCAACGACATCCTCGGCCAGGGCGGGAGCGGCTGGCTGGACACCTGGTGGGCCCTCATCGTCCCGGGCGCGGTCACCCCGTTCGCCGTCTTCCTCTTCCGGCAGTTCTACCTGGACCTTCCGGTGGAGCTGGAGGAGGCGGCCCGGCTCGACGGCCTCGGCGAGTTCCGGATCTACGCCCGGATCATGTCGCCGCAGGTCAAGCCCGCGTTCATCACCGTGGCGCTGCTGACCTTCGAGTCGTCGTGGAACAACTTCCTGTGGCCTCTGCTGGTGACCCACACGGACAGCCTCCGGGTGATCCAGGTGGGGCTCTCCGTCTTCAAGACGGAGAACGGCACCCAGTGGCACTTCCTGATGGCGGGCACCACGCTCGCCACCCTGCCCATGGTCGTCCTCTTCCTCATCGGCCAGCGCTACTTCGTGCAGGGCTTCGCAACCGCCGGTCTCAAGTGA
- a CDS encoding 2Fe-2S iron-sulfur cluster-binding protein, translated as MQQTDRWSTPRRLTTVEEVETTVGRPAAAVVLKQISALDEGCRAVLARCPVAAFGYRDADGTSRTTFIGGTPGFARVHSPTRMSFSVPEPAAPHGPVSCFFLLPGVGELLRVNGSVTARKGAETTVDIEEAYVHCAQAVLRSRLWQPPEPAGPVAEVTGDGPLGRPGIADFLAAAPFLALSTWDSSAGSDTSPRGDRQAVARILDSRTLVVPDRKGNRRADTLHNVLQDERLSFAALVPGRNRVLHVRGRGTITDDPALLETMALRGMPPHLALLIEVEDAEVTDNDAVARSRLWTPGAHVGRGTVPDLMALAGEHLAAGAAEADGGPTAFLMKAVGVIPGMSRLVRLVVDRVYRSGLRKEGYDEVGSVASSRRRGFPGRRPAAAGATDNSLREVRVHEVRRETPSAVTLVLEDAGGSPGPFDFRPGQFFTLVADIDGRAVRRAYSASSAPGSPRLEVTVKHVEGGRFSGHVHRGLRPGDGLAVRGPSGSFHTGQRPPDELVLIAAGSGVTPMMSMIRTQLAVRTGRGRIALLYSSRSPDEIIFGDELSRLARENPDRLSVTHVLTRRDGRIGADGVRRWIAGLGQAGDAHFYVCGPEALMDAVQGVLTGLGVTDERVHKERYTGGAATGTVAEVPHEMTVEENGHPMGTVVVEPGRTLLDAGLAAGLPMPHSCTVGNCGECVVRLREGEVTQGEPNCLTPRQRAEGYVLTCVSCPRSKVTLDIADP; from the coding sequence GTGCAGCAAACAGACAGGTGGAGCACCCCGCGTCGGCTGACGACGGTGGAGGAGGTGGAGACGACCGTGGGCCGCCCGGCGGCAGCGGTCGTGCTCAAGCAGATCAGCGCCCTCGACGAGGGCTGCCGGGCCGTCCTGGCCCGGTGTCCGGTCGCGGCCTTCGGCTACCGGGATGCCGACGGCACCAGCAGGACGACCTTCATCGGCGGCACCCCGGGGTTCGCACGCGTCCATTCGCCCACACGCATGTCCTTCTCCGTACCGGAGCCCGCCGCCCCGCACGGTCCGGTCTCGTGCTTCTTCCTCCTGCCCGGTGTCGGGGAACTCCTGCGCGTCAACGGCTCGGTGACCGCGCGGAAGGGTGCGGAGACGACCGTCGACATCGAGGAGGCGTACGTCCACTGCGCCCAGGCCGTGCTCCGGTCCCGCCTGTGGCAGCCACCGGAACCGGCCGGACCGGTCGCCGAGGTCACGGGTGACGGGCCCCTGGGCCGGCCCGGAATCGCCGATTTCCTGGCCGCGGCGCCGTTCCTCGCGCTGTCGACGTGGGACTCGTCCGCCGGGAGCGACACGAGTCCGCGCGGGGACCGGCAGGCGGTGGCGCGGATCCTGGACAGCCGGACACTCGTCGTCCCGGACCGTAAGGGCAACAGGCGGGCCGACACGCTCCACAACGTGTTGCAGGACGAGCGGCTCTCGTTCGCCGCGCTCGTACCGGGGCGCAACCGTGTGCTGCACGTCCGCGGCCGCGGCACGATCACCGACGACCCCGCGCTCCTGGAGACGATGGCGCTGCGCGGGATGCCCCCGCACCTGGCGCTGCTCATCGAGGTCGAGGACGCCGAGGTGACGGACAACGACGCCGTGGCGCGCTCGCGCCTGTGGACCCCCGGCGCCCACGTCGGCCGTGGCACGGTGCCGGACCTGATGGCGCTGGCGGGTGAGCATCTCGCCGCCGGTGCGGCCGAGGCGGACGGCGGTCCGACCGCGTTCCTGATGAAGGCCGTCGGGGTGATCCCGGGGATGAGCCGGTTGGTGCGGCTGGTGGTGGACCGTGTCTACCGCTCCGGGCTGCGGAAGGAGGGCTACGACGAGGTCGGGTCCGTCGCGAGCAGCCGGCGCCGCGGCTTCCCGGGGCGGCGCCCTGCCGCCGCCGGCGCGACGGACAACTCCCTGCGGGAGGTGCGCGTCCACGAGGTGCGCAGGGAGACACCGAGCGCGGTCACGCTCGTGCTGGAGGACGCCGGCGGGAGTCCCGGACCGTTCGACTTCCGGCCCGGCCAGTTCTTCACGCTTGTCGCCGACATCGACGGCCGCGCGGTACGACGCGCCTACTCCGCATCGTCGGCGCCGGGGTCGCCCCGGCTGGAGGTCACGGTCAAGCACGTCGAGGGGGGCCGGTTCTCCGGCCACGTGCACCGGGGTCTCCGCCCCGGGGACGGCCTCGCGGTGCGCGGTCCGTCGGGATCCTTCCACACCGGGCAACGCCCCCCGGACGAGCTCGTACTCATCGCGGCGGGCAGTGGCGTGACGCCGATGATGAGCATGATCCGCACGCAGCTCGCCGTCCGGACGGGCCGTGGCCGGATCGCGCTGCTGTACAGCAGCCGGAGCCCCGACGAGATCATCTTCGGCGACGAACTGTCCCGGCTGGCGAGGGAGAACCCCGATCGGCTGTCCGTCACCCACGTCCTGACCCGCCGGGACGGGCGGATCGGCGCGGACGGCGTGCGCCGTTGGATCGCCGGCCTGGGCCAGGCCGGGGACGCCCACTTCTACGTCTGCGGCCCCGAGGCGCTGATGGATGCCGTCCAGGGTGTCCTGACCGGGCTCGGAGTCACGGACGAGAGGGTGCACAAGGAGCGTTACACCGGCGGAGCGGCCACCGGGACCGTGGCGGAGGTGCCGCACGAGATGACCGTCGAGGAGAACGGGCACCCCATGGGCACGGTGGTGGTCGAGCCCGGCCGAACGCTGCTCGACGCCGGCCTTGCCGCGGGGCTGCCGATGCCGCACTCCTGCACGGTCGGGAACTGCGGCGAGTGCGTGGTACGGCTGCGCGAAGGTGAGGTCACGCAGGGTGAGCCGAACTGCCTCACGCCCCGGCAGAGAGCCGAGGGTTATGTACTGACGTGTGTGAGCTGCCCCCGGTCGAAGGTCACTCTCGATATCGCGGACCCGTGA
- a CDS encoding ABC transporter substrate-binding protein: MELNRRSVLAAIGAGTAAAALAGCGGGASSAGSADGPAEGEITLLTPIYEGANGKTLLEQKILGGFRKKYPDVKVNVDYTTYAQLNEKITTGLAGGLLPDVLMMGVGWIPPFAAKKAIAELPEELATAHDYEKRVLEPSRYDGKLYALPVVLDTRIVVYRKDHFAEAGIKKTPANWAELRAVAKQLTRNGRIGFDPFSIELRQCWETFLFANGGQLFSSDGKKVLFTDSRGVEALQFFKDLVKDGSADYARKTDIGTPSNVQTGKASMMMTSSALWVQAKDQNPDLVEDDKLGSFVLANRRPAMLQGGTLVTQAARSKHPAAARALVEYLATPESILGAAEQRGSVPGLRDLDDTGYVKENQFVDLSLQNLQHAFSEGGTAAWMEIREKIKPTLEPAIVGDQSAKDAIAELGRLAEAAIGRM; this comes from the coding sequence ATGGAACTCAACAGACGGTCCGTGCTCGCCGCGATCGGCGCGGGCACAGCCGCGGCCGCTCTCGCCGGCTGCGGCGGCGGCGCGTCGTCCGCCGGCTCCGCCGACGGCCCCGCCGAGGGCGAGATCACGCTGCTCACCCCGATCTACGAGGGTGCGAACGGCAAGACGCTGCTGGAGCAGAAGATCCTCGGCGGGTTCCGGAAGAAGTATCCGGACGTCAAGGTGAACGTGGACTACACCACGTATGCGCAGCTCAACGAGAAGATCACCACCGGCCTCGCCGGCGGGCTGCTGCCCGACGTGCTCATGATGGGCGTCGGCTGGATCCCTCCGTTCGCCGCGAAGAAGGCGATCGCGGAGCTTCCGGAGGAGCTCGCCACCGCACACGACTACGAGAAGCGCGTGCTGGAGCCGTCGCGCTACGACGGCAAGCTCTACGCACTGCCCGTCGTCCTCGACACCCGCATCGTCGTGTACCGCAAGGACCACTTCGCGGAGGCCGGGATCAAGAAGACCCCGGCCAACTGGGCGGAGCTGCGCGCCGTCGCGAAGCAGCTGACCAGGAACGGCCGCATCGGCTTCGACCCGTTCTCCATCGAACTGCGCCAGTGCTGGGAGACCTTCCTCTTCGCCAACGGCGGTCAGCTCTTCAGTTCCGACGGCAAGAAGGTGCTGTTCACCGACTCCCGCGGAGTCGAGGCCCTCCAGTTCTTCAAGGACCTGGTCAAGGACGGTTCGGCCGACTACGCCAGGAAGACGGACATCGGCACACCCTCCAACGTACAGACCGGCAAGGCGTCGATGATGATGACGTCCAGTGCCCTGTGGGTCCAGGCGAAGGACCAGAACCCCGACCTCGTCGAGGACGACAAGCTCGGCTCGTTCGTGCTCGCGAACCGCCGGCCGGCGATGCTCCAGGGCGGCACGCTCGTCACGCAGGCCGCCCGCTCCAAGCACCCGGCGGCGGCCCGCGCGCTCGTCGAGTACCTGGCCACCCCCGAATCGATCCTCGGGGCCGCCGAGCAGCGCGGGTCGGTGCCGGGTCTGCGCGACCTCGACGACACGGGATACGTCAAGGAGAACCAGTTCGTCGATCTCTCCCTCCAGAACCTCCAGCACGCGTTCTCCGAGGGCGGTACCGCGGCCTGGATGGAGATCCGGGAAAAGATCAAGCCGACGCTCGAGCCCGCCATCGTCGGCGACCAGTCCGCGAAGGACGCCATCGCGGAGCTCGGCCGTCTCGCCGAGGCCGCCATCGGCCGGATGTGA
- a CDS encoding heparinase II/III domain-containing protein has protein sequence MAALRRIPRERGGWWHAYVCPAHGVELDHGDLLRGVFPDGGARCGHGCRVDTPAVRGAWVVLSHQAWARHLRVLAHRGERAEAVAGLTEYAGVYASLATERHGEAQGWMLRGRLFHQALTDAIWAVNIGHAVITLAEDGTEDLAPALPLLEELERAALEARGVLTGRGDLASNYTAWLNAAGSSASRAVAAARGLEWDGAKQWLEGEHGLYAHLRVAVADDGWEWEGSTYYHGFVLRAALLALRSTDPASVPPDVAGVLAGMTDVLATTATPGGLLPALHDGPYLRRPLALEWLELVALAQQLVPSDGLRAVADRAREELGAHDDGLDRELGGWFAGPPLPRRPAPDAVTVFRATGYGVLRAAGIHALLDFGPHGGSHGHRDKLSLYLYGDTTPWQPDPGQVPYAHAEFRDLYASTEVHPAFRVDGAEQAECAGALLAADDRSLTAEVTTAYEGVRAVRRVVAGDCYLVDLLSVTGGEARRVTGQLRPGTALDVQSQATGPVRTTWYGDETLHGWHTYTPGVEVRPFSRPGPGPADDPQRTRTWVDFTAEAERITFASVYQAASAGPAVTGVRFDGEELTVELADGSAARFGTGN, from the coding sequence ATGGCCGCGTTGAGGCGGATCCCCCGGGAGCGGGGCGGCTGGTGGCATGCGTACGTCTGCCCGGCGCACGGTGTGGAGCTCGATCACGGTGACCTCCTCCGCGGGGTCTTCCCGGACGGCGGTGCCCGGTGCGGGCACGGCTGCCGGGTGGACACCCCCGCGGTGCGCGGCGCATGGGTGGTGCTGTCGCACCAGGCGTGGGCCCGGCATCTGCGGGTGCTGGCCCACCGGGGCGAGCGCGCGGAGGCCGTGGCCGGGCTCACCGAGTACGCCGGTGTGTACGCGTCCCTCGCCACGGAGCGGCACGGCGAGGCGCAGGGCTGGATGCTGCGCGGCCGCCTCTTCCACCAGGCGCTCACCGACGCGATCTGGGCGGTGAACATCGGGCACGCCGTGATCACCCTCGCCGAGGACGGCACGGAGGACCTGGCGCCCGCACTGCCGCTGTTGGAGGAGCTGGAGCGGGCGGCCCTGGAGGCACGGGGCGTCCTGACCGGCCGGGGCGACCTGGCGTCCAACTACACCGCGTGGCTCAACGCGGCCGGCTCCTCCGCGAGCCGTGCCGTCGCGGCGGCCCGCGGCCTGGAGTGGGACGGCGCGAAGCAGTGGCTGGAGGGCGAGCACGGTCTGTACGCCCATCTGCGGGTGGCGGTCGCCGACGACGGCTGGGAGTGGGAGGGCAGCACGTACTACCACGGCTTCGTGCTGCGGGCGGCCCTGCTGGCGCTGCGTTCCACCGATCCGGCGTCGGTCCCGCCGGACGTGGCCGGCGTACTGGCCGGGATGACGGACGTGCTGGCGACGACAGCGACCCCGGGCGGCCTGCTGCCCGCGCTGCACGACGGCCCGTACCTCCGGCGTCCGCTCGCCCTGGAGTGGCTCGAACTGGTGGCCCTCGCACAGCAGCTGGTCCCGTCGGACGGGCTGCGCGCGGTGGCGGACCGGGCCCGGGAGGAGTTGGGCGCGCACGACGACGGGCTCGACCGTGAGCTGGGCGGCTGGTTCGCGGGGCCGCCGCTCCCCCGGCGCCCGGCGCCGGACGCGGTCACCGTCTTCCGGGCCACGGGGTACGGGGTACTGCGTGCCGCGGGCATCCACGCCCTGCTGGACTTCGGCCCGCACGGCGGTTCGCACGGACACCGCGACAAACTGTCGCTCTATCTGTACGGCGACACGACTCCGTGGCAGCCGGATCCCGGTCAGGTGCCGTACGCCCACGCCGAGTTCCGGGATCTGTACGCGTCCACCGAGGTGCATCCGGCGTTCCGCGTCGACGGCGCGGAGCAGGCGGAGTGCGCCGGCGCGCTCCTGGCAGCGGACGACCGCTCGCTGACCGCCGAGGTCACCACCGCGTACGAGGGAGTGCGCGCGGTGCGCAGGGTCGTGGCGGGCGACTGCTACCTGGTGGACCTGCTGAGCGTGACGGGCGGGGAGGCGCGGCGCGTCACCGGCCAGCTGCGGCCGGGGACGGCTCTGGACGTCCAGTCGCAGGCCACCGGTCCTGTGCGCACCACCTGGTACGGCGACGAGACCCTGCACGGCTGGCACACGTACACCCCGGGGGTGGAGGTCCGCCCGTTCTCACGGCCGGGTCCCGGCCCCGCGGACGATCCTCAGCGCACGCGCACCTGGGTCGACTTCACGGCCGAGGCGGAGCGGATCACCTTCGCCTCGGTGTACCAGGCCGCCTCCGCGGGACCCGCGGTGACCGGCGTGCGGTTCGACGGCGAGGAGCTGACGGTGGAGCTGGCGGACGGTTCGGCCGCGCGATTCGGGACGGGGAACTGA
- a CDS encoding carbohydrate ABC transporter permease, whose amino-acid sequence MGATTVVKARPARPPSPPEAPAARRTGRVRSGPGSRRRRAGMLMVAPALLHASLWIGLPVMVSVALAFTKYDVLTAPEFVGLANFRDMLDDAVFRKSIVNTLLYTFFTVPFGMALGLLVALALHTGLKARGVFRTAVFLPQVTATVAIALVWLWIYNPGNGLLNTLLSFLGIDGPAWLSSTTWALPSVILVGIWQGIGMKMLIYLAALQSLPKELYEAASVDGASRVRQFFSITLPLLKPATFFVLITSMISAFQSFDQIYILTDGGPANSTTMMTYEIYKSAFREFRVGYASAQSLVLFVLLMGFTLVNKRIMGGSRGHN is encoded by the coding sequence ATGGGAGCGACAACCGTAGTGAAGGCCAGGCCGGCCAGGCCGCCTTCCCCTCCTGAGGCCCCGGCGGCCCGGCGGACGGGGCGGGTCCGCAGCGGCCCGGGGAGCCGCCGGCGCCGGGCGGGCATGCTCATGGTGGCGCCCGCGCTGCTGCACGCCTCGCTGTGGATCGGCCTTCCGGTCATGGTCTCGGTGGCCCTGGCCTTCACGAAGTACGACGTGCTGACCGCGCCGGAGTTCGTGGGCCTGGCCAATTTCCGGGACATGCTGGACGACGCTGTCTTCCGCAAGTCCATCGTCAACACCCTCCTGTACACCTTCTTCACCGTGCCGTTCGGAATGGCGCTGGGCCTGCTGGTGGCCCTCGCCCTGCACACGGGGCTCAAGGCGCGCGGCGTCTTCCGCACCGCCGTGTTCCTGCCCCAGGTCACCGCCACCGTCGCGATCGCGCTGGTCTGGCTGTGGATCTACAACCCGGGCAACGGTCTGCTCAACACGCTGCTGTCGTTCCTCGGCATCGACGGCCCGGCCTGGCTGTCGTCGACGACCTGGGCCCTGCCGTCGGTGATCCTGGTCGGCATCTGGCAGGGCATCGGCATGAAGATGCTCATCTATCTGGCCGCCCTGCAGTCCCTGCCGAAGGAGTTGTACGAGGCGGCGTCGGTCGACGGGGCCTCCCGGGTGCGGCAGTTCTTCTCGATCACGCTGCCCCTGCTGAAGCCGGCGACGTTCTTCGTGCTCATCACCTCGATGATCAGTGCGTTCCAGTCCTTCGACCAGATCTACATCCTGACCGACGGCGGCCCCGCCAACAGCACCACGATGATGACGTACGAGATCTACAAGTCCGCCTTCCGGGAGTTCCGCGTCGGGTACGCCAGCGCGCAGTCACTGGTGCTCTTCGTGCTGCTGATGGGCTTCACCCTGGTCAACAAGCGGATCATGGGAGGCAGTCGTGGCCACAACTGA
- a CDS encoding SDR family NAD(P)-dependent oxidoreductase, protein MSADLHGSRALVTGAGHGIGRAIAVALAEAGADVAVHYHSSADEAARTVSAIEAVGRRAKAFKADATVSAEVDRLVEEATGFLGGLDVLVCNAGHLIGRERIAEMSDDHFDLVLSTNLTSAFRTVRAALPHLTQSSAGRIITMSSLAAHNGGGPGSVAYAAAKAGVRGFTKGLAKELAGTGITVNTVAPGFIKGTAFHDTFTALPAQEAMEAGIPVGRAGTPEDVAHAVVHLASPASGFLTATTVDIDGGVWPR, encoded by the coding sequence ATGTCTGCTGATCTCCACGGTTCCCGCGCCCTGGTCACGGGGGCGGGCCACGGCATCGGCCGTGCCATCGCCGTCGCCCTGGCCGAGGCCGGCGCCGACGTCGCCGTCCACTACCACTCCTCCGCCGACGAGGCGGCCAGGACCGTCTCCGCGATCGAGGCGGTGGGCCGCCGGGCGAAGGCGTTCAAGGCCGACGCGACCGTGTCCGCCGAGGTGGACCGGCTGGTCGAGGAGGCCACCGGCTTCCTCGGCGGCCTGGACGTCCTCGTCTGCAACGCGGGTCACCTCATCGGCCGCGAGAGGATCGCGGAGATGTCGGACGACCACTTCGACCTGGTCCTCTCCACCAACCTGACGTCGGCGTTCCGGACGGTGCGGGCGGCCCTGCCGCATCTGACGCAGTCGTCCGCGGGGCGCATCATCACGATGTCCTCGCTGGCCGCGCACAACGGTGGCGGCCCCGGCTCGGTCGCCTATGCGGCCGCCAAGGCGGGCGTCCGGGGCTTCACCAAGGGGCTCGCCAAGGAGCTGGCCGGCACGGGCATCACCGTCAACACCGTCGCGCCCGGCTTCATCAAGGGCACGGCGTTCCACGACACGTTCACCGCGCTGCCCGCCCAGGAGGCGATGGAGGCGGGCATCCCGGTCGGCCGGGCCGGCACTCCGGAGGACGTCGCCCACGCCGTCGTCCACCTCGCCTCGCCCGCCTCGGGGTTCCTCACCGCCACCACGGTGGACATCGACGGTGGCGTATGGCCGCGTTGA
- a CDS encoding LacI family DNA-binding transcriptional regulator, with the protein MSGVTIHQVAEAAGVSASTVSNVLNGRTDRMQAATLARVEQTIEQLNYRPNRAARMLRTGRIKVIGLIVPSVANPFWGALARELEAIALAEGYHVLLCNSERDPARELKYGEELLADGVSGVVLCSSLPSLDHMAPLLSRGLKMVAFDRTAQAGDPSSLASISVDNAMGAELATRHLIELGHRRLAFVSGSVNSVNRRERLRGFRSALEAAGLDPAEAIVWPGADTTEFGDKDAAELGRNAARELLSRPDPPTGFVAINDMCAIGICRGARDAGRGAGRDVSVVGFDDILLADLFEPPLTTVRQPLPEMAAETFQQLRARIDSAPVAGRSLLIRPRLVVRESTAPAPVPAGSGTPAAAAPPALAATGAGGRATG; encoded by the coding sequence ATGAGCGGGGTAACGATCCATCAGGTCGCGGAGGCCGCAGGGGTCTCCGCGAGCACGGTCTCCAACGTCCTCAACGGGCGTACCGACCGTATGCAGGCGGCCACCCTGGCTCGCGTGGAGCAGACGATCGAGCAGCTCAACTACCGGCCGAACCGGGCGGCCCGCATGCTGCGCACCGGGCGGATCAAGGTCATCGGCCTGATCGTGCCGTCCGTGGCCAACCCCTTCTGGGGAGCGCTCGCACGGGAGCTGGAGGCCATCGCGCTGGCCGAGGGCTACCACGTACTGCTCTGCAACAGCGAGCGCGATCCCGCCCGTGAGCTCAAGTACGGCGAGGAACTTCTCGCCGACGGGGTCAGCGGTGTGGTCCTCTGCTCCTCGCTGCCCTCGCTCGACCACATGGCGCCGCTGCTCAGCAGAGGGCTCAAGATGGTGGCCTTCGACCGGACCGCGCAGGCGGGTGACCCGTCGTCACTGGCCAGCATCAGTGTGGACAACGCGATGGGGGCGGAGCTCGCCACCCGCCACTTGATCGAGCTGGGCCACCGCAGGCTCGCCTTCGTCTCCGGCTCCGTCAACAGTGTGAACCGGCGCGAGCGGCTGCGCGGCTTCCGGTCCGCCCTGGAGGCGGCCGGGCTCGACCCGGCCGAAGCCATCGTCTGGCCCGGCGCGGACACCACCGAGTTCGGGGACAAGGACGCGGCGGAGCTGGGCCGGAACGCGGCGCGGGAGCTCCTGTCCCGGCCCGACCCGCCCACGGGCTTCGTCGCGATCAACGACATGTGCGCGATCGGCATCTGCCGGGGCGCCAGGGACGCCGGACGCGGTGCGGGAAGGGACGTGTCGGTGGTCGGCTTCGACGACATCCTCCTCGCCGACCTCTTCGAACCACCCCTCACCACGGTCCGTCAGCCGCTCCCCGAGATGGCCGCGGAGACCTTCCAGCAGCTGCGGGCCCGGATCGACTCGGCGCCCGTCGCCGGGCGCTCCCTGCTCATCAGACCCCGGCTGGTCGTGCGCGAGTCGACGGCACCCGCACCGGTGCCGGCCGGATCCGGGACGCCCGCGGCCGCCGCCCCTCCGGCGCTGGCGGCGACGGGGGCCGGTGGCCGCGCCACCGGCTGA